One Romboutsia sp. 13368 genomic window carries:
- the mgsA gene encoding methylglyoxal synthase, with protein MNIALIAHDEMKDTMIGFCIAYERILQKYGVYATGTTGKRIMDETSLNINRLASGPLGGDQQIGSLIVSQDIDLVIFLRDPHTAQAHEPDIQALIRLCDVYHVPIATNLASAEIFINALNRGELSWREVRKTTSQRV; from the coding sequence ATGAATATAGCATTAATAGCACACGATGAAATGAAAGATACAATGATAGGTTTTTGTATAGCATATGAAAGAATATTACAAAAATATGGAGTATATGCTACAGGGACTACAGGGAAGAGAATAATGGATGAAACCTCACTAAATATAAATAGACTTGCATCTGGGCCATTAGGTGGAGATCAACAAATAGGTTCTTTAATAGTTTCTCAGGATATAGACTTAGTTATATTTTTAAGAGATCCACATACAGCTCAAGCACATGAACCAGATATACAAGCTCTTATAAGATTATGTGATGTATATCATGTACCAATAGCTACAAATTTAGCATCAGCTGAAATTTTTATTAATGCATTAAATAGGGGAGAACTTTCTTGGCGAGAGGTTAGAAAAACTACTAGTCAAAGAGTTTAG
- a CDS encoding FprA family A-type flavoprotein: MSNVFEVKKDIYFAGVVDKDLEVFDIIMETEFGTTYNSYIIKDEKTVLFDTVKPNFKDEFLNNISQITDVKDIDYVVIHHTEPDHAGSLKYILDLNPNIEVFCTKAAKMYLDEQINRPFKCHVIKDGEVLNIGKRNIKFITAPFLHWADTMFTYVEEDKTLFTCDAFGCHFAHVDADMVESEDYLKSAKHYYDCIVKPFAKHVLNAINKVVELELDFDTILTSHGPMLTKDPMAQVKRYLDWSTEVMNTTNQNQVAIFYLSAYTNTLVMAKNIEKGLLEEGAKVTLYDLETMSLKEMHDAVVMSKVILLGSPTINKTMVKPMWDLFSVIDPMANVGKIGGVFGSYGWSGEGITMAENLIKAMAFKMPVPTMKKKFFPSEETYQECVNFGKEFAKLVK, translated from the coding sequence ATGAGTAATGTGTTTGAAGTAAAAAAAGATATTTACTTTGCAGGTGTTGTTGATAAAGATTTAGAAGTCTTTGATATAATAATGGAAACTGAATTCGGTACAACATACAATTCTTATATAATAAAGGATGAAAAAACTGTTTTATTTGATACAGTAAAACCAAATTTTAAAGATGAATTTTTAAATAATATATCTCAAATCACTGATGTTAAAGATATAGATTACGTAGTAATACATCATACTGAGCCTGACCATGCTGGTAGCTTAAAATATATATTAGATTTAAATCCAAACATAGAAGTATTCTGTACAAAAGCAGCTAAAATGTACTTAGATGAACAAATAAATAGACCATTTAAATGTCATGTTATAAAAGATGGTGAAGTTTTAAATATAGGTAAAAGAAATATTAAATTTATAACTGCTCCTTTCTTACACTGGGCAGATACTATGTTTACTTATGTTGAAGAAGATAAAACATTATTTACTTGCGATGCATTTGGTTGTCACTTTGCACATGTTGATGCTGATATGGTTGAAAGCGAAGATTATTTAAAATCAGCTAAACACTACTATGATTGTATAGTTAAGCCTTTTGCTAAACATGTATTAAATGCTATAAATAAAGTTGTTGAATTAGAATTAGACTTTGATACTATATTAACTTCTCACGGTCCAATGCTTACTAAGGATCCTATGGCTCAAGTAAAAAGATACTTAGATTGGTCTACTGAAGTAATGAATACTACTAACCAAAATCAAGTTGCTATATTCTATTTATCTGCATATACTAATACATTAGTTATGGCTAAAAATATAGAAAAAGGATTACTTGAAGAAGGAGCTAAGGTTACTTTATACGACTTAGAAACTATGAGCTTAAAAGAAATGCATGATGCAGTAGTTATGTCTAAAGTAATATTATTAGGATCTCCAACAATAAACAAAACTATGGTTAAGCCTATGTGGGATTTATTCTCTGTTATAGACCCTATGGCCAACGTAGGAAAAATAGGTGGAGTATTTGGTTCTTATGGTTGGAGTGGTGAAGGTATTACTATGGCTGAGAATTTAATAAAAGCTATGGCTTTCAAAATGCCAGTACCTACTATGAAAAAGAAATTCTTCCCTTCTGAAGAAACTTATCAAGAATGCGTAAACTTTGGTAAAGAATTTGCTAAATTAGTAAAATAA
- the rodA gene encoding rod shape-determining protein RodA, protein MAERKAMAKLIKQLDWKLIIIVLCIFSFGLLMLSSATHANETGNYFQLYKQGLSFGLGVLMLIGILLFDYNFLGKYYKGLYIISLVLLVVVLIPGIGAERGGARSWLNLGPLDFQTSEIVKFTFVLSYAKIVESKKGKLNTLKEIVPVVIYALPFIGLLFAQPDLGTAIVFCCIILGMLFTAGLSIKLIKRVAIIAVVSLPIMYMMMAPHQKQRIEAFLNPDDPTLKGNYQVMQSLIAIGSGGLTGKGLYNGTQNQEGFLPVQESDFIYAVIGEELGAIGMGIVILLYALFLLRMIILAREAKDFYGTLIIVGVMSMFTYQIIQNIGMTVAVIPVTGVTLPFISYGGSSLLTSLANLGLVLNVGMRRKKINF, encoded by the coding sequence ATGGCTGAACGAAAAGCAATGGCTAAATTAATAAAACAACTAGATTGGAAACTTATAATTATAGTTCTTTGTATATTTTCTTTTGGGTTGTTGATGTTAAGTAGCGCTACTCATGCAAATGAAACTGGAAACTATTTTCAACTTTATAAGCAAGGCTTATCTTTTGGTTTAGGAGTATTAATGTTAATTGGAATATTGTTATTTGATTACAATTTTTTAGGGAAGTATTATAAAGGATTGTATATTATCAGTTTAGTATTATTGGTAGTTGTTTTAATACCTGGGATAGGTGCAGAAAGAGGAGGAGCTAGATCTTGGCTAAATTTAGGTCCTTTAGATTTTCAAACATCTGAAATTGTAAAATTTACATTTGTATTGAGTTATGCTAAGATAGTAGAATCTAAAAAAGGTAAGTTAAATACTTTAAAGGAGATAGTACCAGTAGTTATTTATGCGCTACCTTTTATAGGGTTATTATTTGCACAGCCAGACTTAGGAACTGCTATAGTTTTTTGTTGTATAATATTAGGTATGTTATTTACAGCAGGTCTTAGTATTAAGCTTATAAAAAGGGTTGCAATAATAGCTGTAGTATCTTTACCTATAATGTATATGATGATGGCGCCTCATCAAAAGCAAAGGATAGAGGCATTCTTAAATCCTGATGATCCAACATTAAAAGGTAATTATCAAGTTATGCAATCTTTAATAGCTATAGGATCTGGAGGCTTAACAGGTAAAGGTCTTTATAATGGAACTCAAAATCAAGAAGGATTTTTACCTGTACAAGAAAGTGATTTTATATATGCTGTTATAGGTGAAGAATTAGGTGCTATTGGAATGGGTATTGTAATATTACTTTACGCATTATTCTTACTTAGAATGATAATACTTGCACGAGAGGCGAAAGACTTCTATGGAACGCTTATAATTGTTGGTGTTATGAGTATGTTTACTTATCAAATAATTCAAAATATTGGTATGACCGTAGCTGTAATACCTGTAACAGGAGTAACACTTCCTTTTATAAGTTATGGAGGTAGTTCATTACTTACATCATTAGCAAACTTAGGATTAGTATTAAATGTTGGAATGAGAAGGAAAAAAATAAACTTTTAA